One Methanobacteriaceae archaeon genomic window carries:
- a CDS encoding UPF0175 family protein, whose translation MGPVKAEVNLPSSFLANLKIKKDQSEGLIKRSLAVELYREGELSLGKSAELAGLNRWEMILLLNEKHVPIDYTADDAIEDLENLKKVLGP comes from the coding sequence ATGGGACCAGTAAAGGCTGAAGTAAACTTACCAAGTTCATTTTTAGCTAACTTGAAGATAAAAAAAGACCAGTCAGAAGGTCTGATAAAACGTTCACTCGCTGTTGAGTTATATCGTGAGGGTGAATTATCACTGGGAAAATCTGCAGAGTTAGCGGGTTTGAATCGTTGGGAAATGATTTTACTCCTTAATGAAAAGCATGTTCCCATTGATTATACTGCAGATGATGCAATAGAGGATCTGGAAAATCTTAAAAAAGTGTTAGGACCATGA